The nucleotide sequence TTATAAATCTATGTCCAAAAACATCGCTGTCAAGGTGTTTTAATACTATATCACCTATTGTTTTATCCGAATGGTATTTTGCATAACTTTCGCAAAATATTTCAAGACTTGAAATTGATTGCACATTATCCGGACTATTAAAATCGCATAATTGAAATATAAATATCTTTTGGTCAAGTCTTATTTTCGGATTATATTTTTTATCTAGTGTTTTATATGGAATAGATAATTTTTTTAGAATTATTTTTACAAAATTATCTAATGAGTTTTCGTAGGATTTGTCTATATAATCCCAATATTTTAATTCCGTTTCTATTTTTGGAATTAATTCTTTTTCTATAATATTTTGGTCTACCATAAATATTATAGATTCTGATTTACATGGTTCTTCAAAATCCCATTCAAAATTGTCAAAATCTTCTAAATATTTATTAATCTGTAGAAAAAACTCATTATCCACAGGCTTATTGTCAATTGTGCAATTAGCGCCAGCTGAACAATTGCTTCCGAATGTACAGTTTTTATTAAATGTGTTATTATTGCCAAAGGTACAATGGCAACCGAATATTGAGCCACTACCAAAGTTATTATCTGAGCAAAAAAAACAATAATTTTTGAATTTATAACCCGAAAAGTCATTACCGTCCCCGAAAGCACAGCCGTCTTCAAAAACATATATAGCGTCTTGGGGTAGAATCTCTTTTTTAAACTTGATACTGCTGTAATCACCCTTGGGACATTCAATAATACCATATTCGTTTTTTTCTAATTTTTTAATATCTTCTATTGTATATTTTTTCATTTAAAGTTTCCTTTCAATAAAATTAATTATGTTATTATTATACAATATTACATTAGTTATGTCGATAGTTTTTTAAAATATTATAAAAAAGGGGTAGCATAAAACTACCCCTATACTATATTGAAATTAATCAAAACAATTAAAACAATCATAACAATAATATGGTAATTTGTCAGTGTTGATTTTAATGTTGTCGGGAACGGATACATTTTTAAGATTTTTACAACCAGCGAAAACACGATTTTTAATCTCTGTTTCGCTATTATAAATCTTTAATGTTTTTAATCCGGTGCAATCCGCAAAAGCGGCGAATCCAATTGTGATAACGCTATCAGGAATTATTATGCTTTCTAATCTTTTACAAAACCAAAAAGCATATTCTCCAATTTCGGTAATATTATTAGGAATTATTATTGTTTGTAAATTATAACAATTTTTAAAAGCATAATCCCCAATCCGTTCCGTTTCGTTTGACATGGTTACACTAGTCAGACTAGTACAATCACTAAAAGCGGAAGATTCTATTGAGATTACACTATGTGGAATAACTATACTAGTCAGACTAATACAGCCACTAAATGTACAGTGTTCTATCACTGTTACGTTGGGAATTTTTATACTTTTGAGATTTGTACAATCTTGAAAAGCATAATCCCCAATCCATGTTACTTTTTTTGGTATGTTTATCGTTTCTAGACTTTCACAATTTTCAAAAGCACCACGCCCTATGTATTCTATACAATCAGGTATAGTTATGTTTTTTAAGCTTGTACATTCTCGAAATGTACCGCCTGATATATAATTAAGACTATCAGGGAGTATTACATTAACAAGATTCTCACAACCTCTAAACGCTTCACCGCCTATCAAGGCTAATCCCTCAGGCAACGTAATTTTCTTTAGATTTTCGCAATCTTTGAAAGAACGATACCCAATTGTGATTATACTATCAGGAAGTACTATGCTTTCTAGACTTTCACAAAATTGAAAAGCATAATCTCCAATTTCTTCTAAGTTTTCTGAAAGTTTAATGCTTTTTAAATTATAACAAGTTTCAAATGCACAATCTCCTATTTTGATAACGCTATCAGGAATTGTTATGCTTTCTAAACTTGTGCGAACCCAAAAAGCATGATTCTTAATTTCGGTAACATTATCTGGAATATCAAATGTTCCATTTATTATATCCTCATCGTCTACTTCAATTAAAATATTGTTTTCTATTTTCATTATAAATCCTCCTTTTAATTTTTATTTACATCTTCAAAGCTTCGTTCCATGAAATACGTCTTACCAATTTAATAGTATTAGTGACATATATATCATCAATTAACTCCTTTTCAATAATATCACCCGGTTCAACCTCAAATAAAGCAATATTACTTAAATTGCCATGCCAATAATTAAATACATCGTATAGATTTTTAACATAATGATATCCTCTTCTAAAACATTTTATATTATCAATAATAGGCATTTGTCTGCCTATGTCGTACTCCGTATCACGATATGAATAAGTTATTTTATTTTCATCGCATATAATATCACATGCTTTGAAATTTCCTTTTTTTATTAGGTTTTCACAATGAACAAATGCGCTGTCACCTATGCGTTTTATGCTATCTGGGATATTTATTGAACTTAAATTTTCACAATTAGAAAACGCACATGCTCCAATTTCTGTAACACCGTTAGGAATAATTAGTGATTGCAAATTTGTGCAACCGTCGAACGTTAAATCACCGATTCGTTTCACACTATTAGGAATATTTATATATTCTAAATCTGTGCAATGTCGGAATGTCCAGTTATCTATATATGTGATCCCATCAGGTATGTGTACTGATTTTAAAAAGTTGCATTCTGCAAATGCGCCGCTCCAAATATATTTAACGTTATTAGGAATGTCAATAGATGTTAAATTTTTGCGACCTTCAAACGCATCACTGCCTATCTCTGTAACATTGTCAGGAATTATTACTGTTCCGTTTTCTATATCTTCATAAAAAACTTTTTTTAAAATATTGTTTTCTATTATCATGTTTTTGCTCCTTTAAATTTATTTTTTATTTTTTTCTAAAAGTGATAATAAATCCGATATAATATCACCATAGTTTTTCCCGGTTCTTGCTTTTATATCGTCCAACTTGGACGATGTGGATTTACTTAAACGTATGGATTTTATTATTTCTGATTCATCGTTCTCCCCAAAAATTGATTCATATTCCTCAGCTGTCAATTTTTGAGAAGCAAAGGTTTTAGCGTTTTCGTAACTTATCGGAAGTATAGTTTCTCCGCCAGTCCACTCATTAGACATAACACATACTGCATATTTCGTGTTAGCGCCTCCGTAGCAATGCAGAAAAAACTCACCTGTTCTCTTCCGATAAAGAGTTTCAGATATATGGTTTATATTTCCAGGTTCTAGATACCAATAGGTACCTATTTTTTTGGCTTTTTCTGTATCATATTTTTTAGAATTAATTATTTTTTTCATTTTTTAACCTCCTAGCGTAAGGGTGGCTATAAGCCACCCGTTAATTTAAATAGAATAAACATTAGTTGGAGCTTCCCAATCACAAGCCCAACCTTCATCATCTCCGTCTTCTGGGCTATAATTATCTAATATGTTCCAGACAACAATATATTTGTTTCCATTTTCATCAATAGCAGCAGCTTCATAATATTTGTTTTCATTAGTTCCTGCTATATATGCTTCTTGCGTTAGTGTGTATTCCTTGTTTTTAAAAATTACTTTCATTTTTATTTCTCCTTTATATTTTTATTCTGTTCTCTCTTGTTTACAAATACATTATACTATATAGTTGTAAACAAGTCAATACTTTTATTTGAAAATACTGCACAAAAAACAAACATGTATTTTGTATATTTTTAACAAATGTTTGTTATAAACTATTATAAAGCGAAAATGGAGCCAAAGTTAAATGGCTCCATATTTTTTATTTTGTGTTATTATATATTAATATAATGAAAGTCTTTTTTAATATTCATATTATTTTCCCCCCAAAAATTAATAATTAAGATATATAAAATATAGCATATTAATCTAATTATGTCTACCCGATTTTAAAGAGTAAATAAATTTATTTTATATTCTAAACATAAAAAAGAGACACGCATTATACGTGTCTCAGGAACTAATTATTTTTTAACATACATATTATTTGACAAAATAATCTAGTATCAATAAAAAATAATTGTTCGAATGTTAATTGATTTGGTGACCCATCGGAGATTCGAACTCCGGACACCTTGATTAAAAGTCAAGTGCTCTGCCAACTGAGCTAATGAGTCATATTTAGTTTTTTAATGGCTGGGCCGGCAGGATTCGAACCTACGAATGCAGCAGTCAAAGTGCTGTGTCTTACCGCTTGACGACGGCCCAGTATTTGGGGTGGGTAAAGGGAATTGAACCCTTGACCTCTAGAGCCACAATCTAGCGCTCTAGCCAACTGAGCTATACCCACCATATTTAAATAAAAAGCTGGCGCGCCTGAAGGGACTTGAACCCCTGGCCCACTGCTTAGAAGGCAGTTGCTCTATCCAGCTGAGCTACAGGCGCATAAAATTGTTATAACCGCTTGATTGTGGAAGCGGTTATAAAGGTGGAGCGGGTGATGGGAATCGAACCCACGCAATCAGCTTGGAAGGCTGAGATTCTACCATTGAACTACACCCGCGTTCAATTTTTGCGACTTTGATATTATATCAACTATATAATAATTTGTCAAGAAAAATTTTCAAAAAATTTTATTTTTTTTATAAATTAACATTATAAACAATTTGGGTGTAGAAAATAAAATGTTGTTTGTGCAATTACTATAACTTTTGACGACTTTTTTATGGGTTTCTTTAAAGAATTTTGATTACAGTTTGTAATTGTAATACAGTTTCTTATATTTTCTGTTTAATACATTCTGATAAAATTCGAATTTAACCTACTATTGAAATCTCATTTTAGTCTAGTCGGATTTTAAACTTTTAATACTTCATTATACTAAAAAAATTGAAATAATTAAAACAGGCTTAAAATAAAAAAATGTATTAAAAGTTTTTCTTTTTGTTATAAAGCTTTAAAATAATAACA is from Monoglobus pectinilyticus and encodes:
- a CDS encoding leucine-rich repeat domain-containing protein, giving the protein MKIENNILIEVDDEDIINGTFDIPDNVTEIKNHAFWVRTSLESITIPDSVIKIGDCAFETCYNLKSIKLSENLEEIGDYAFQFCESLESIVLPDSIITIGYRSFKDCENLKKITLPEGLALIGGEAFRGCENLVNVILPDSLNYISGGTFRECTSLKNITIPDCIEYIGRGAFENCESLETINIPKKVTWIGDYAFQDCTNLKSIKIPNVTVIEHCTFSGCISLTSIVIPHSVISIESSAFSDCTSLTSVTMSNETERIGDYAFKNCYNLQTIIIPNNITEIGEYAFWFCKRLESIIIPDSVITIGFAAFADCTGLKTLKIYNSETEIKNRVFAGCKNLKNVSVPDNIKINTDKLPYYCYDCFNCFD
- a CDS encoding leucine-rich repeat domain-containing protein — encoded protein: MIIENNILKKVFYEDIENGTVIIPDNVTEIGSDAFEGRKNLTSIDIPNNVKYIWSGAFAECNFLKSVHIPDGITYIDNWTFRHCTDLEYINIPNSVKRIGDLTFDGCTNLQSLIIPNGVTEIGACAFSNCENLSSINIPDSIKRIGDSAFVHCENLIKKGNFKACDIICDENKITYSYRDTEYDIGRQMPIIDNIKCFRRGYHYVKNLYDVFNYWHGNLSNIALFEVEPGDIIEKELIDDIYVTNTIKLVRRISWNEALKM